The Thermoanaerobacterium sp. PSU-2 sequence ATAATTGTTTCCACCGAAATAAACGGCATCTGCTCCATAATTTATCGCAACTTTTACCCTCTCTAAATCACCGGCCGGTGATAATAACTCAACCATTTTTTCACTCCTTTACGCTTATAGACAAACCATCACCAATAGGAATAATCGACGTAGATATTCCTGTCTTGTTTAAAACATATAAAATAAAATCTCTCATCCTATAAACTATCGTTCTCCGCTTATGTTTTACATGCTTTTCAGCAGCAACATAACCTTTATACAAAATATTATCGCAAATCAAAATGCCTCTATCGCTTAATAGCCTTAAAGATTCGTCAAAAAATTCCTTGTAATGGCCTTTTGCTGCATCAATAAATATTAAGTCATACTTTTTATTAAGACAAGGCAAAACGTCCAAAGCATCACCTTTTATAAGTTCAACCCTATCTAATAGAGATGCTTTAAGAAAATTCTCTTTTGCAATCTCAGCCATCTCCATGTCTTTCTCGATGGTAAGAATTTTACAATTTTCATAAGCTAATAGCATCACGATAGAAGAATAGCCAATGGCTGTGCCTATTTCTAAAATATTTTCTGGTTGCTTGATTTTTATAATTGTCTCCAAAAATTTCGCAACTTCAGGTTTTACGATTGGAATAAAATTATCACTTGCATAACTTTCGATTTCTTTAAGCAGCCCTTGACTTACATCAAACAATTGCCTTATAAATTTTATGTCGCTATCTATCATAAACGGCACCTCTAAATCAATTAACCTTTTTTTCCGCATTCAACTGATCTATATAAGTCCTGCTAAAAATATGAGAACCGTCATTTTGAGCCACATAATAGTAATAATCATGTTTTGCAGGGTTTATAGCTGCTTCTATGGATTTTAAACCCGGATTGCTAATTGGCCCTATTGGCAATCCATAGTGCAAATAAGTATTATATGGTGAATTAACTTTTAAGTCATCAAGAGATAATTTGTCTTTGTGCTCTCCTAAAGCATATTCCACAGTAGCGTCAATCTGCAATTTCATGTTTTTATTTAGCCTGTTGTATATTACACCAGCAATAAGTGGTCTATCTTTGTCTATTTTAGCTTCTTTCTCAATCATTGATGCTATTATCACAATTTTGTCTGTAGTCATGCCAACATTCGTCTCTTTCCCTTTTATATAAGATTTATATATTTCATCAAACCTTGACAGCATGAGATTTATAATATCATGAGCACTGGTTCCTTTCTTTATAATATATGTGTCAGGAAAAAGATATCCTTCTAAACGGTCTGGTCTATCTTTAGGAATATCCTTTAAAAACTCATAATTAAACACACCATTTTGAGCTTCATTCATAAAATCGCTTTTCTTTACTATCCCCATCTGTTGCAAACGGTCTGCAATCTCACTTACAGTAAATCCTTCAGGTATAGTAAATTTAACAGTGTCTAATACAACCTTTCCTTCTTTCAACTTCTCAATTATCTCATCCGTAGTCATATTTGAACTCAAAAGATATTTCCCCGCTTTCATTTGGACGCCATCATTGTAAAACTTTGAACGAAAAATAAAAAACCACTCACTTTTTATTAAGTCTTTATTTCGCAATATCTTAGCTATTTCTAAAGTCGATGCACCTTGTGGTATGATAACTTCTTTTTCAGTCGAATTATCATCAACAGGCTTAAATAGACTCTCATAATATATAGCCGCTGATATGATAAAAAAAACTACAATAACAATAGCAACAAGAGATCTTTTCTTTACTTTCCCCTTTACATTTATCATCATGAGCTCTCCTCAAATCAAAAATCGACACTTTATACAAAGATTATATAATTATATACAAATAAAAACAAGTAAGGTTTTTAGCCTACTTGTTTTTATTTGTTATTTTAAATTAACAACATCCATTATAATCTTTGTAATGTCATCCATTATCCTAGAAAAACTGTATTCTGCAGAAAGATAAGCATTTAATTCGGGATTTAAGCTCAGTATATCATAAAGCTTTTTCAGCATTTCTTCATCTTCTTTTGTTATTTCTTTTCCCGTCAGTTCTTTCGTCTGAATTTCTAATTGTTTTTTTCTAAAATCTTCTAACATTTTTTTATTTTGCTCATTTGACTCAATTTTTTTGAATGCATCTTTAAATGCTTTATATTCAGGCAGTTCTTCTATTGCTCTTTTTAATTCATACGCTTTATCGTATACGTTCATATCTTAATCCTCCTATATTTCCATTATTATAGGTAATATCATTGGATTTCTCTTTGTTTTTTCATATAAAAAGCTGCTTAAACATTCTTTAATCATAGTCTTTATAGATGACCATTCCGTTATATCATCCTTTTCACACTGTGAAAGAGTTTCTTTAACAAGATTTTTGGCTTCCTCCATCAAATCTTCTGATTCTCTCACATATACGAAACCTCTCGATATTATATCAGGTCCAGCGATTACAGAACCTTTTTCTTTAGATATAGTAACAACTACCACCAATAAACCATCTTGA is a genomic window containing:
- the mltG gene encoding endolytic transglycosylase MltG codes for the protein MINVKGKVKKRSLVAIVIVVFFIISAAIYYESLFKPVDDNSTEKEVIIPQGASTLEIAKILRNKDLIKSEWFFIFRSKFYNDGVQMKAGKYLLSSNMTTDEIIEKLKEGKVVLDTVKFTIPEGFTVSEIADRLQQMGIVKKSDFMNEAQNGVFNYEFLKDIPKDRPDRLEGYLFPDTYIIKKGTSAHDIINLMLSRFDEIYKSYIKGKETNVGMTTDKIVIIASMIEKEAKIDKDRPLIAGVIYNRLNKNMKLQIDATVEYALGEHKDKLSLDDLKVNSPYNTYLHYGLPIGPISNPGLKSIEAAINPAKHDYYYYVAQNDGSHIFSRTYIDQLNAEKKVN
- a CDS encoding YlbF family regulator — protein: MNVYDKAYELKRAIEELPEYKAFKDAFKKIESNEQNKKMLEDFRKKQLEIQTKELTGKEITKEDEEMLKKLYDILSLNPELNAYLSAEYSFSRIMDDITKIIMDVVNLK
- a CDS encoding O-methyltransferase; the encoded protein is MIDSDIKFIRQLFDVSQGLLKEIESYASDNFIPIVKPEVAKFLETIIKIKQPENILEIGTAIGYSSIVMLLAYENCKILTIEKDMEMAEIAKENFLKASLLDRVELIKGDALDVLPCLNKKYDLIFIDAAKGHYKEFFDESLRLLSDRGILICDNILYKGYVAAEKHVKHKRRTIVYRMRDFILYVLNKTGISTSIIPIGDGLSISVKE